One window from the genome of Drosophila albomicans strain 15112-1751.03 chromosome 2L, ASM965048v2, whole genome shotgun sequence encodes:
- the LOC117564245 gene encoding uncharacterized protein LOC117564245: MASYLKDFEMQSREQYHQQFLGGYNEEFFQRQQQQQQQQQRVSMSDIGTETDRLSKKKNVKKSKKKIEIQENFFWISVSGYHLDHVGLVYSFFVDIGQVIDRIFTESNFMYLKYANITDCEIALSYNGQKIGYAGDILVRVRPENPMIDYKLHTVIEEEEEEQETETEEEQAKAEEVAQVIDQSVSICVIEVEKPQQVQQTLTIDKVVSIVPITARKARKTGFLQWLKQKVSYIFNYY, translated from the exons AACGAAGAGTTCTttcagcgacaacagcaacaacaacagcaacagcagagagTATCGATGTCTGATATCGGCACAGAGACCGATAGACtgagcaagaagaagaacgtGAAGAAGAGCAAGAAGAAGATTGAAATACAAGAGAATTTCTTCTGGATTTCAGTGAGCGGATATCACTTGGATCACGTGGGACTCGTCTATAGTTTCTTTGTGGATATCGGACAAGTGATCGATAGAATATTCACTGAATCAAATTTCATGTATCTGAAGTATGCAAACATCACGGACTGTGAAATAGCTCTGAGCTACAATGGCCAGAAAATTGGCTACGCTGGCGATATTTTGGTTCGTGTGCGTCCCGAGAATCCCATGATCGATTACAAGTTGCACACAGTtatcgaagaagaagaagaggagcaAGAGACGGAAACGGAAGAAGAGCAAGCTAAAGCGGAAGAAGTGGCTCAAGTCATTGATCAATCGGTTTCCATTTGTGTTATCGAAGTGGAGAAACCGCAGCAAGTGCAACAAACtcttactatcgataaagtaGTTTCGATAGTACCGATAACTGCACGAAAAGCCCGCAAAACAG GTTTTCTACAATGGCTCAAGCAAAAAGTCTCTTACatatttaactattattaa